A single genomic interval of Arachis duranensis cultivar V14167 chromosome 7, aradu.V14167.gnm2.J7QH, whole genome shotgun sequence harbors:
- the LOC110273510 gene encoding uncharacterized protein LOC110273510 — protein MCHIVIATFSSLTVSLSLSLSLSLSLSSSSPLISHCGSLLSHQARSLSRLQSLTVWCRTQIVVALLAPVSITVSGLALSRARAPSLPSLSPEAEAAGPGTGHLRRTMSRHRLAVSPAPSLRSSLPEAEATGPGDSSLPPASFAQPEAGPNLALQLNFLVGGVNSDLII, from the exons ATGTGTCACATTGTGATTG CGACCTTCTCCTCCCTCaccgtctctctctctctctctctctctctctctctctctctctcaagcTCGAGTCCTCTCATCTCTCACTGTGGCTCATTGCTCTCGCACCAAGCTCGCTCCCTCTCTCGGCTCCAGTCTCTAACTGTCTGGTGTCGCACTCAAATCGTCGTCGCTCTCTTGGCTCCGGTCTCTATCACGGTCTCTGGTCTCGCACTCAGTCGCGCTCGCGCGCCTTCCCTACCCTCGTTGTCGCCGGAGGCAGAAGCAGCAGGTCCTGGGACTGGTCATCTTCGTCGTACCATGTCTCGTCACCGTCTCGCAGTCAGTCCCGCACCTTCGTTGCGCTCGTCGTTGCCGGAGGCAGAAGCAACAGGTCCCGGGGATTCCTCCTTGCCGCCAGCTTCCTTCGCACAACCAGAAGCTGGTCCCAATTTG GCGCTTCAATTGAACTTTTTGGTTGGTGGAGTTAACTCAGATTTGATAATATGA